The proteins below are encoded in one region of Sporosarcina sp. FSL K6-1508:
- a CDS encoding ABC transporter substrate-binding protein: MMKKSKIITLIAMLFLFASILIACNESSTKPSSTDTEKEIKETEVKQQVMKNRTFDTVKGTIEIPEKPLRIVTDFYGGELLSVGANVVGVEPTAFDNPFIKDLLKDAVEIGQPVNVEKVLELEPDLIVVMYDENYEKLSEIAPTLHIPYGTATNIQETVKLFADITGNHEEADKFISKFDQKAKEGREKLSSVIDADATFGIYELTDKGELWIFGDNAGRGGQALYNALELNMPHENNNEEQTVQLSMEVLPEYAADYMFLTTYDPEKKGEALKNLKDSSIWMGLDAMKNNQVFYNDFDTYYRYDPIAIYEQIDLFVDMLIERNNENQTK; the protein is encoded by the coding sequence ATTATGAAGAAAAGTAAAATAATAACCCTGATTGCAATGCTATTCTTGTTTGCTTCAATACTGATTGCATGTAATGAATCATCGACAAAACCTTCATCTACAGATACAGAGAAGGAGATAAAAGAAACGGAAGTAAAACAACAAGTCATGAAAAATCGTACATTTGATACGGTAAAGGGAACGATTGAAATTCCTGAAAAACCATTGCGAATTGTGACAGACTTTTACGGCGGAGAATTACTTTCTGTTGGCGCAAATGTAGTAGGTGTTGAACCAACAGCCTTTGACAATCCATTTATCAAGGATTTATTAAAGGATGCGGTTGAGATTGGTCAGCCAGTAAATGTTGAAAAGGTGTTGGAGTTGGAACCGGATTTGATTGTTGTTATGTATGATGAAAATTACGAGAAACTTTCGGAAATCGCACCGACACTTCATATACCATACGGAACGGCGACAAATATTCAAGAAACGGTCAAATTGTTTGCAGATATTACTGGAAATCATGAGGAAGCGGATAAATTCATCAGCAAATTTGATCAGAAAGCAAAAGAGGGAAGAGAAAAACTTTCAAGTGTGATTGATGCTGATGCAACGTTCGGTATTTATGAATTAACGGACAAAGGTGAGCTATGGATCTTTGGCGATAATGCAGGGCGTGGGGGACAAGCGCTATATAATGCGTTGGAACTTAACATGCCACATGAAAATAACAATGAGGAACAAACCGTACAGTTGTCCATGGAAGTATTGCCAGAGTATGCAGCGGACTATATGTTTTTGACGACCTACGATCCAGAGAAAAAAGGTGAGGCGTTAAAGAACTTAAAAGACTCGTCCATATGGATGGGATTGGACGCCATGAAGAACAACCAAGTGTTTTACAATGATTTTGACACGTATTACCGGTATGACCCGATTGCGATTTATGAACAAATTGACTTATTTGTAGACATGCTGATTGAAAGAAACAATGAAAATCAAACGAAGTGA
- a CDS encoding nitrite reductase, which yields MEQQEKMVKLAVNGGISFGSKLNAKQLVVIAEYMKEGDELELTTFQQLYVEVLECDVEFIQKKFEAVGLSCYPVGNFVKSLRTCNFCKGAEQEGMPVAIELNDRIAGKAVPTTLRPAYTGCPIGCGEPLVNDIGVMKIRNGYNLSIGGKAKGLDAQAGTTIMEQVQPEQLYKAVDKIIAIYAEHGKKRENFFKFVNRYGVENLKSQLVT from the coding sequence ATGGAGCAACAAGAAAAAATGGTTAAACTAGCTGTGAACGGAGGTATATCATTTGGCTCAAAATTAAATGCTAAACAACTAGTTGTCATTGCAGAATATATGAAGGAAGGGGATGAACTCGAGTTAACAACGTTTCAACAACTTTATGTCGAGGTACTTGAGTGTGATGTTGAATTCATTCAAAAAAAATTCGAAGCGGTCGGTTTATCATGTTATCCAGTAGGAAACTTTGTGAAAAGCTTAAGGACCTGCAACTTTTGTAAAGGGGCAGAGCAAGAGGGAATGCCTGTTGCGATTGAACTCAATGATCGAATCGCTGGGAAAGCAGTCCCGACAACACTTCGGCCAGCTTATACAGGATGCCCGATTGGATGCGGTGAACCACTCGTCAATGATATTGGTGTTATGAAAATAAGGAATGGGTATAACTTATCTATTGGGGGAAAGGCAAAAGGATTAGATGCTCAAGCAGGAACAACCATCATGGAGCAAGTACAACCTGAGCAATTGTATAAGGCTGTTGATAAAATCATTGCCATTTACGCTGAACATGGGAAGAAAAGAGAAAACTTCTTTAAATTTGTGAACCGTTATGGTGTCGAAAACTTAAAAAGTCAACTAGTGACATAA
- the copZ gene encoding copper chaperone CopZ has protein sequence MKEILKVEGMSCNHCVNSIETNVGELAGVSAVKVDLNNNEVTVEFDNAVTLANIKETIEDQGYDLA, from the coding sequence ATGAAAGAAATCTTAAAAGTAGAAGGTATGTCATGTAATCACTGTGTAAATTCAATCGAAACGAATGTCGGGGAACTGGCAGGTGTTTCCGCAGTTAAAGTAGACCTTAACAACAATGAAGTTACAGTGGAATTCGACAATGCGGTGACATTAGCTAACATTAAAGAAACAATCGAAGATCAAGGTTATGACCTCGCTTAA
- a CDS encoding OsmC family protein produces the protein MKTNMKAVWNGGIQGKGTLKAEHLETNIAVPESKGGSGDGANPSELLVSSATTCYIATLTFMLETRKIPVIELTVNSEATISDEGFTITHYPQIVLSTNAKAGQVQSAQRAIEGADRG, from the coding sequence ATGAAAACAAATATGAAGGCTGTTTGGAATGGTGGAATCCAAGGGAAGGGGACGCTAAAAGCAGAGCATCTTGAAACGAACATCGCTGTGCCTGAATCTAAGGGGGGCAGTGGGGACGGGGCAAATCCAAGTGAGCTATTAGTTTCTTCAGCAACAACTTGCTATATAGCAACCCTTACTTTTATGCTTGAAACTAGAAAAATACCAGTCATAGAACTTACAGTAAATTCTGAGGCAACGATATCCGATGAGGGGTTTACCATTACCCACTATCCACAAATCGTTTTATCCACCAATGCAAAAGCAGGGCAAGTTCAATCTGCACAAAGGGCAATAGAAGGAGCAGATAGAGGCTGA
- a CDS encoding metal-sensitive transcriptional regulator → MSETTKTTVQPNKQQLLNRLKRVEGQVRGVHQMVENDRYCVDILHQISAIQSAINKVSLALLEDHTHHCVVNAIKGQDGETAIKELMSVMKTMTK, encoded by the coding sequence ATGTCAGAAACAACAAAAACAACTGTTCAACCAAATAAGCAACAGCTTCTTAATCGATTAAAACGTGTTGAGGGACAAGTGAGAGGCGTTCATCAAATGGTAGAGAATGACCGTTATTGTGTAGACATTTTACATCAAATTAGCGCAATCCAATCAGCGATAAACAAAGTTTCATTGGCGTTACTAGAAGATCATACACATCATTGTGTAGTGAACGCGATTAAAGGGCAAGATGGTGAGACGGCGATTAAAGAATTGATGAGTGTTATGAAAACAATGACAAAATAA
- a CDS encoding FecCD family ABC transporter permease has protein sequence MSTSVEVSTEIEELKEIKKHSHPIVAVVVLFGGMFALLVAIALSISFGAADIKLATVWTAVFNFNPDVTQHQIIREIRLPRVLGAAMVGACFAVAGALMQGMTRNPLADSGLLGLNAGAAFMLALCFAFFPGLPYMYLIMYSFLGAGLGVGIVYGVGSMSRGGLTPMRLVLAGAAVSALLGALSEGVALYFRIGQDLAFWYAGGVSGTKWVHLQVMSPWIIIAMIGALILARSITLLSLGDEVAIGLGQKTKTIKLVGMIIVLILAGAAVSVVGAVGFVGLIVPHLTRFLVGHDYRWIIPCSIVLGGLLVVLADLGARMINPPYETPIGALIALIGVPFFLYLARKGGKEL, from the coding sequence ATGTCTACTTCGGTGGAAGTTTCTACTGAGATAGAAGAGTTGAAAGAAATTAAGAAACATTCACATCCAATTGTGGCAGTCGTTGTGTTATTTGGCGGCATGTTTGCATTGCTTGTTGCTATCGCCCTTTCTATATCGTTTGGCGCTGCAGACATTAAGTTAGCAACTGTTTGGACGGCTGTCTTTAATTTTAATCCGGATGTAACGCAGCATCAAATTATACGGGAAATCCGTTTGCCGCGTGTACTTGGCGCTGCAATGGTTGGGGCATGTTTTGCTGTAGCCGGTGCACTTATGCAAGGGATGACAAGAAACCCATTAGCGGATTCAGGCCTTTTGGGACTAAATGCAGGTGCTGCATTTATGCTGGCACTATGTTTCGCTTTTTTCCCCGGTCTCCCATATATGTATTTGATCATGTATTCCTTTTTAGGTGCTGGCCTAGGTGTTGGAATTGTATATGGTGTCGGTTCGATGTCACGAGGTGGATTGACACCTATGCGTCTTGTTCTTGCCGGAGCCGCAGTAAGTGCATTACTAGGAGCGCTTAGCGAAGGAGTAGCCCTTTATTTTCGCATTGGGCAAGACTTAGCTTTTTGGTATGCCGGTGGTGTATCGGGTACGAAATGGGTTCATCTCCAAGTCATGTCCCCGTGGATTATTATTGCGATGATTGGCGCACTGATTCTTGCGCGCTCCATTACATTATTAAGTCTTGGAGATGAAGTGGCCATTGGACTTGGTCAAAAAACAAAGACAATTAAACTGGTTGGCATGATCATCGTGCTGATTTTAGCTGGAGCGGCAGTTTCTGTTGTAGGGGCTGTTGGTTTTGTTGGGTTAATTGTTCCTCATCTTACCCGTTTTCTAGTCGGTCATGATTATCGCTGGATTATTCCATGTTCGATCGTGCTTGGCGGCCTTTTAGTTGTATTAGCTGATCTCGGGGCCAGAATGATTAATCCTCCGTATGAAACGCCTATTGGTGCATTGATTGCTTTAATTGGGGTTCCGTTCTTCCTGTACCTTGCTCGAAAAGGAGGAAAAGAACTATGA
- a CDS encoding FecCD family ABC transporter permease — protein MVIGVLGLLIIIVFMISMNTGYIKLSPLEVIRTLFGFGTDKQHLILFEFRLPRIIIAVLVGMGLAVSGCILQGISRNALADPGILGINAGAGLAVMLFISFFPSTTATPVFLLPVLAFLGAGITAVIIYSLAYKRHEGISPMRLLLTGVAIAAGISSVMVVLTLRLSPENYQFVATWLAGSIWGSNWKFVLSLLPWIILLIPFAFSKARVLNVLNLGDLTATGLGASIEKERRVLLAAAVGLAGASVSVSGGIGFVGLIGPHLARQLVGSRHQFLIPAAAMTGGLLVLIADTIGRWLLQPSEIPAGIVVAVIGAPYFLYLLSRIKD, from the coding sequence ATGGTCATCGGTGTTCTAGGACTGCTCATCATTATTGTTTTCATGATCAGTATGAATACGGGCTATATTAAATTGTCACCGCTTGAAGTAATCCGCACCTTGTTTGGATTTGGGACGGATAAGCAGCACCTAATTTTATTTGAATTTCGATTGCCGCGCATTATTATTGCAGTATTGGTTGGCATGGGACTTGCGGTATCGGGTTGCATATTACAAGGGATATCCCGCAACGCTTTGGCGGATCCAGGCATATTGGGGATTAATGCAGGCGCAGGACTAGCTGTCATGCTATTTATATCTTTTTTTCCATCGACTACAGCTACACCGGTCTTTTTACTACCTGTATTGGCGTTTTTAGGAGCGGGCATAACAGCAGTAATCATTTATTCGCTAGCTTATAAACGACATGAGGGAATTTCACCTATGCGGTTGTTGCTGACTGGCGTGGCGATTGCAGCCGGTATTAGTTCGGTCATGGTTGTTTTAACACTGCGCCTAAGTCCAGAGAATTATCAATTTGTGGCTACATGGCTAGCAGGAAGTATTTGGGGATCGAATTGGAAATTTGTTCTGTCCTTGTTACCCTGGATCATTCTATTAATTCCATTTGCATTTTCAAAAGCTCGTGTCTTAAATGTCTTAAATTTAGGTGATTTAACAGCTACCGGCTTAGGGGCTTCAATTGAAAAAGAGCGGCGTGTATTGCTTGCTGCAGCTGTTGGATTAGCAGGAGCAAGTGTATCAGTCAGTGGCGGGATTGGGTTTGTAGGACTGATTGGTCCCCATTTGGCTCGTCAACTAGTTGGCTCAAGACATCAGTTTTTAATACCGGCTGCTGCAATGACCGGGGGGCTGTTGGTTCTGATTGCTGATACAATCGGTCGTTGGCTATTACAGCCGTCAGAAATTCCGGCGGGGATTGTCGTGGCAGTGATTGGCGCACCGTATTTCCTATATTTGCTTTCGCGCATAAAAGATTAA
- a CDS encoding ArsR/SmtB family transcription factor, which translates to MNEEKIVGNAQQLDEETLFVVSQTFKALSDPTRIRILNLLCVEEHSVNDIADTLNLSQSTVSHQLRFLKNLRLVKFRREGTTMYYSEDDHHIMNLLAQAIEHATHS; encoded by the coding sequence ATGAATGAAGAAAAAATTGTTGGAAACGCTCAACAATTAGACGAAGAAACGTTATTCGTCGTATCACAAACGTTCAAGGCACTGTCTGATCCAACAAGAATTCGTATTCTAAACTTATTATGTGTAGAGGAACATTCCGTGAATGATATTGCAGATACTTTAAATTTGAGCCAATCGACTGTATCCCATCAACTGCGTTTTTTAAAAAATTTACGATTAGTCAAATTTAGAAGGGAAGGCACAACGATGTATTATTCAGAAGACGACCATCATATCATGAATTTATTAGCGCAGGCGATTGAGCACGCAACACATAGTTAG
- a CDS encoding NAD(P)/FAD-dependent oxidoreductase — translation MNSEQLYDVTIIGGGPAGLYSAFYSGLREMKTKIIEFQPYLGGKVHVYPEKMIWDIGGLTPVTGERLIEQMIQQGSTFKPELVLGEKVISIKKDENGYFVILTSGNQQHFSKTVILAVGGGILKPTKLKIEGAERFEVSNLHYTVKSLARFKGKTVLISGGGNAAIDWANELEPIAEKVYLTYRKDMLKGHEAEVSRLFNSSVECLLNTSIGKLIAANDHETIEMVELISGGDGDRIQLSVDEVIINHGYERDKELTSNSGLNIEMADEYGIAGSPMSETSVEGLYAAGDILNHEGKLHLIAGAFQDAANAVNKAKQYITPDAYGHGMVSSHNDLFKEKNRELVKHLYAVKN, via the coding sequence ATGAATTCAGAACAGCTGTATGATGTAACAATTATTGGCGGTGGCCCGGCAGGTCTATATTCTGCTTTCTATAGTGGTTTAAGGGAAATGAAAACAAAAATTATTGAGTTCCAACCTTATTTAGGTGGAAAAGTACATGTCTACCCAGAGAAAATGATTTGGGATATAGGTGGACTTACGCCTGTTACAGGAGAAAGACTGATTGAACAAATGATTCAGCAAGGCTCAACTTTTAAACCCGAACTTGTATTAGGGGAAAAAGTAATATCGATTAAAAAAGATGAAAATGGATACTTTGTTATTCTGACATCTGGGAATCAGCAACATTTCTCTAAAACAGTGATTTTAGCTGTTGGAGGCGGCATCTTGAAGCCGACGAAATTGAAAATTGAAGGCGCTGAACGTTTTGAAGTTTCAAATTTACATTATACGGTGAAATCCCTTGCACGTTTCAAAGGAAAAACTGTATTGATTTCTGGAGGCGGCAATGCGGCTATTGACTGGGCAAATGAATTGGAACCCATTGCGGAAAAAGTCTATTTGACGTATCGGAAAGACATGCTAAAAGGGCATGAGGCGGAAGTATCGAGACTATTCAATAGTTCTGTAGAATGCTTATTGAATACTTCAATCGGAAAACTAATTGCAGCAAATGATCATGAAACCATTGAGATGGTTGAGTTAATTAGCGGCGGAGATGGAGATAGGATTCAGCTATCAGTTGATGAAGTAATTATTAATCATGGTTATGAACGTGATAAAGAGTTGACATCGAATAGCGGATTGAATATTGAAATGGCAGATGAGTATGGTATTGCAGGAAGTCCCATGAGTGAAACTTCTGTAGAAGGGCTCTATGCAGCTGGAGATATTTTGAATCATGAAGGAAAGCTTCATTTAATTGCAGGGGCGTTTCAGGACGCGGCAAATGCGGTAAATAAAGCGAAACAATACATCACGCCAGACGCTTATGGACATGGAATGGTCTCCTCACATAATGACCTATTTAAAGAGAAAAACCGTGAATTGGTGAAGCATTTATATGCGGTGAAAAACTAA
- a CDS encoding cation diffusion facilitator family transporter, translated as MGHDHTHGANKKVLFISFFIIATYMIVEVIGGYLTNSLALLADAGHMLSDAISLAIALIAFKLGEKVASKSKTFGYKRFEILAAVLNGVTLIIIALFIFYEAIERFANPPEVATTGMLVVSSIGLAVNILVAWIMMRGGDVEENLNMRGAYLHVISDMLGSVGAIIAALLIMFFGWGWADPLASIIVAALVLRSGYYVSKSALHVLMEGTPQNVDINEVIQTIEKTKGIESVHDLHVWSISSGLHALSCHAVVDDELSIAESQKLLHKIEHDLEHKGIQHVTIQLETSAHKHDNSILCKAKADSSGHHHH; from the coding sequence ATGGGACACGACCATACACATGGCGCAAATAAAAAAGTGTTATTCATCTCATTTTTCATCATTGCAACTTATATGATCGTAGAAGTGATAGGGGGCTACTTAACAAATAGCCTTGCCCTTTTGGCAGATGCCGGTCATATGCTAAGTGACGCGATTTCGTTGGCAATTGCATTAATTGCATTTAAATTAGGAGAAAAGGTAGCAAGTAAAAGTAAGACATTTGGCTATAAACGTTTTGAAATTTTAGCTGCTGTATTAAATGGTGTGACGTTAATTATCATTGCTTTGTTTATTTTCTACGAAGCAATCGAACGTTTTGCCAATCCACCTGAAGTAGCAACAACGGGAATGTTGGTTGTCAGTAGTATTGGCTTAGCTGTTAATATTCTTGTTGCGTGGATTATGATGCGTGGTGGGGATGTAGAAGAGAACTTGAATATGCGAGGGGCATACCTACATGTAATTAGCGATATGCTTGGTTCTGTAGGTGCCATTATCGCTGCATTGTTGATCATGTTCTTTGGGTGGGGCTGGGCAGATCCATTAGCGAGTATTATCGTAGCTGCGCTAGTTTTACGAAGTGGCTACTATGTGTCAAAATCTGCATTACATGTACTTATGGAAGGTACACCGCAAAATGTAGATATAAATGAAGTGATTCAAACGATCGAAAAAACAAAGGGTATTGAAAGTGTTCATGATTTACACGTTTGGTCGATTTCAAGTGGCTTACATGCGCTTTCTTGCCATGCTGTTGTAGATGATGAGCTATCAATTGCAGAAAGCCAAAAATTGCTTCATAAAATCGAACATGATCTTGAACATAAGGGCATACAGCATGTGACGATCCAATTAGAAACGTCCGCACATAAGCATGACAATTCGATTCTATGTAAAGCGAAAGCCGACTCCTCCGGCCATCACCACCATTAA
- a CDS encoding heavy metal translocating P-type ATPase yields the protein MATTEKTLQINGMTCSACANRIEKGLSKIEGVEKANVNYALERSTITYDPAQTNVNEFTERIEKLGYSVVQDKVNFDISGMTCAACATKIEKRINKMDGVSSANVNYALETIAVEYDSKQVETTDMITAVKKMGYELIPKQDSKDKMDHKEQEIKKQKRKFIFSLILTLPLLWTMVAHFEFLSFIYMPEILMNPWLQLALATPVQFIVGAQFYKGAFNSLRNKSANMDVLVALGTSAAYFYSLFLSFEWMNAGSVGHPELYFEASAVILTLIVLGKLFEVRAKGKTSQAIQKLVGLQAKTARVLRDGVELELPIEQVITGDTIIVKPGEKIPVDGEIIDGRSAIDESMVTGESIPIDKVVGDTVIGATINKNGSLQIKATKVGKDTALAQIVKIVEEAQGSKAEIQRLADKISGVFVPVVVVIAVATFFIWYFAVTPGDFRSALIPTISILVIACPCALGLATPTSIMAGSGRAAEMGLLFKGGEHLENTRSIDTVVLDKTGTVTKGEPALTDVTVTEGFVEDEVLQLIATAENQSEHPLAQAIVQGVKEKGLSLLEVTHFEALPGYGIQATVSGKAVLVGTRKLMRERAVAILDSEVAMEKLEAEGKTAMLIAVDQKLAGVVAVADTVKETSKEAIKRMQELGLDVIMLTGDNQRTAEAIASQVGLSHVIAEVLPEQKSDEIKKLQDQGKKVAMVGDGINDAPALAMANIGMAVGTGTDIAIEAADITLMRGDLNSVADAIIMSRKTMRNIKQNLFFAFFYNTVGIPIAAIGLLAPWVAGAAMAFSSVSVVLNALRLQRVKLEK from the coding sequence ATGGCAACAACGGAAAAAACACTGCAAATTAACGGCATGACTTGTTCAGCTTGTGCAAATCGTATTGAAAAAGGCTTATCTAAAATAGAAGGTGTCGAGAAAGCAAACGTAAACTATGCATTGGAACGTTCAACAATCACCTACGATCCAGCACAAACAAATGTGAATGAGTTTACAGAAAGAATTGAAAAACTCGGATATAGCGTTGTTCAAGACAAAGTCAATTTTGATATTTCGGGTATGACGTGTGCGGCTTGTGCGACGAAAATTGAAAAACGTATTAATAAAATGGACGGTGTTTCCAGTGCAAATGTTAACTATGCGTTAGAAACAATCGCTGTCGAATATGACAGCAAACAAGTCGAAACGACCGATATGATCACAGCTGTTAAGAAAATGGGTTATGAATTAATACCCAAACAAGATAGCAAAGATAAGATGGATCATAAAGAACAAGAAATTAAAAAGCAAAAAAGAAAGTTTATCTTTTCACTGATTTTGACGCTTCCATTGTTATGGACGATGGTTGCACATTTTGAGTTCCTATCGTTCATTTATATGCCGGAAATACTCATGAATCCCTGGCTACAACTTGCACTTGCAACGCCGGTTCAATTCATCGTTGGCGCACAGTTTTATAAAGGTGCGTTTAATTCGCTTAGAAATAAAAGTGCCAATATGGATGTATTGGTTGCACTTGGCACGAGCGCAGCGTATTTCTACAGCCTCTTTTTATCGTTTGAATGGATGAATGCAGGAAGCGTTGGACATCCTGAGCTCTATTTTGAAGCGTCCGCTGTCATTCTCACTTTAATCGTACTTGGTAAGTTATTTGAAGTGCGTGCAAAAGGGAAAACAAGCCAAGCGATTCAAAAATTAGTAGGTTTACAAGCGAAAACAGCAAGAGTGTTAAGAGACGGCGTTGAATTGGAATTGCCGATTGAACAAGTGATTACAGGAGACACGATCATTGTGAAGCCTGGGGAAAAAATTCCGGTAGATGGAGAAATCATTGATGGCCGTTCTGCAATTGACGAGTCGATGGTAACGGGAGAAAGTATTCCGATCGACAAAGTTGTTGGTGACACCGTCATTGGCGCCACGATTAATAAAAATGGTTCTTTACAAATTAAAGCCACAAAAGTAGGGAAAGATACTGCATTAGCGCAAATCGTAAAAATAGTAGAGGAAGCACAAGGGTCGAAAGCAGAAATTCAGCGTCTGGCAGATAAAATTTCAGGTGTTTTTGTACCGGTTGTTGTTGTAATTGCAGTTGCAACATTCTTCATCTGGTACTTTGCGGTAACACCAGGTGATTTTCGTTCGGCACTAATCCCAACGATTTCGATTTTGGTAATTGCTTGTCCATGTGCTTTAGGATTGGCGACACCGACGTCGATTATGGCCGGTTCAGGGAGAGCCGCTGAAATGGGCTTACTCTTTAAAGGTGGAGAACATTTAGAGAATACACGCTCCATTGATACGGTTGTATTGGATAAAACAGGAACAGTTACAAAAGGAGAACCAGCTTTAACAGATGTCACAGTAACTGAAGGCTTTGTAGAAGACGAGGTTTTACAATTAATTGCGACAGCAGAAAATCAATCAGAGCATCCATTGGCACAAGCGATTGTTCAAGGTGTGAAAGAAAAAGGTTTGTCCTTGCTAGAAGTGACTCATTTCGAAGCATTACCAGGTTACGGAATTCAAGCGACTGTCAGTGGTAAAGCGGTATTGGTGGGTACTAGAAAATTGATGCGCGAACGTGCCGTTGCGATTTTGGATTCGGAAGTGGCGATGGAAAAACTAGAGGCTGAGGGAAAAACAGCGATGCTGATTGCCGTGGATCAGAAACTTGCGGGTGTCGTGGCAGTAGCCGATACGGTGAAAGAAACATCTAAGGAAGCAATTAAACGAATGCAGGAATTGGGTCTGGACGTCATTATGCTAACAGGTGACAACCAAAGAACCGCAGAGGCCATTGCTAGCCAAGTGGGTCTATCCCATGTCATTGCAGAAGTGCTACCCGAACAAAAAAGTGATGAAATCAAAAAGTTGCAAGATCAAGGTAAGAAAGTTGCTATGGTCGGCGATGGAATTAATGATGCTCCAGCGCTTGCGATGGCAAACATCGGAATGGCTGTCGGTACAGGTACAGACATTGCGATTGAAGCAGCAGATATTACACTCATGCGTGGCGATTTAAACAGTGTTGCAGATGCAATTATTATGAGTAGAAAAACAATGCGCAACATTAAACAAAACTTATTTTTCGCTTTCTTCTACAACACAGTTGGGATTCCGATCGCAGCAATCGGGTTACTCGCTCCTTGGGTTGCTGGCGCGGCGATGGCATTTAGTTCTGTGTCGGTCGTATTAAACGCCTTACGTTTACAAAGAGTCAAATTAGAAAAGTAA
- a CDS encoding glutaredoxin family protein: protein MKNVKFELYTRPTCSDCQEAKAFLAENNIPYIDYDLSKEPVKEKELIKIAGSRMVPAFVFENKSLLGLLRKPKVIIGFEQNFDEIKNLLRI from the coding sequence ATGAAAAATGTGAAATTCGAGTTGTATACGAGACCAACTTGTTCGGACTGCCAAGAGGCAAAAGCGTTTCTTGCCGAAAATAATATACCCTATATTGACTATGATTTATCCAAGGAACCAGTAAAAGAAAAAGAGCTCATCAAAATAGCAGGCTCAAGAATGGTACCTGCTTTTGTATTTGAAAATAAATCGCTGCTAGGTTTGCTACGTAAACCCAAAGTCATCATTGGCTTTGAACAAAACTTCGATGAAATAAAAAACTTATTAAGAATCTGA
- a CDS encoding ABC transporter substrate-binding protein — translation MINTKKRSVILSSFLALSIALTGCSDNNKTEEQSKDNESKSVTEEASAERTLTDAMGHEVTIPVKPERIIASYLEDNLVALGITPIAQWAVNDGASKQNYLQDYLKDIPTIPHDLPFEVVTSFAPDLLIMNSAEAVEGSKYEQYTKIAPTFVLEVENNSDWRDKLLKVGEIFGKTNEAKKVLEEYEKKATDSKKIIQDSIGKESAAAIWLVNDTFFVVSENVSSGAVLYGDLGLTIPNVVHEISSSATGNWSSISLEKLAELDADHIFLINSDKGNGAEMLKEPLWQNIPAVKNGHIYEYEAETSWLYSGPIANTQIIDGVVEVLTNYEEK, via the coding sequence ATGATAAATACTAAAAAAAGAAGTGTAATCCTGTCAAGTTTTCTAGCACTATCAATAGCGCTAACTGGGTGTAGCGACAATAACAAAACTGAAGAACAGTCCAAAGATAATGAGAGTAAATCTGTCACTGAGGAAGCTTCAGCAGAACGTACATTAACGGATGCAATGGGGCATGAAGTGACCATTCCAGTAAAACCTGAGCGCATTATTGCTTCCTATTTAGAAGATAATTTAGTAGCCCTTGGTATTACGCCTATTGCACAGTGGGCTGTGAATGACGGCGCATCTAAACAAAATTACTTGCAAGATTATTTAAAAGACATACCGACGATTCCGCATGACCTTCCATTTGAAGTCGTGACCAGCTTTGCTCCGGATTTACTCATTATGAACTCTGCGGAAGCAGTGGAAGGATCAAAATACGAACAATACACTAAAATTGCTCCTACATTTGTGCTCGAAGTGGAGAATAACAGTGATTGGAGAGATAAACTGTTAAAAGTAGGCGAGATCTTCGGGAAAACGAATGAAGCAAAAAAAGTATTAGAAGAATACGAAAAGAAAGCAACGGACTCTAAAAAAATCATACAGGATTCAATTGGTAAAGAATCAGCTGCTGCCATTTGGCTCGTTAATGATACATTTTTTGTAGTGAGCGAAAATGTTTCCAGTGGAGCTGTTTTATATGGTGACCTTGGCTTAACAATTCCAAATGTTGTCCACGAAATTTCGAGCAGTGCCACAGGAAATTGGTCGTCCATTTCCCTAGAGAAATTAGCTGAACTGGATGCAGATCATATTTTCTTGATTAATAGTGATAAAGGAAATGGGGCGGAGATGTTGAAAGAACCTCTATGGCAAAACATCCCCGCTGTGAAGAATGGTCATATTTATGAATATGAAGCAGAAACTAGCTGGCTATATTCAGGACCGATTGCTAACACACAAATTATTGATGGCGTAGTGGAGGTGCTTACTAATTATGAAGAAAAGTAA